The window AAGACGTTGAGTTTTAGCACTGCCTGCTTGCGGGCGAGAGCGAATCGGCATCGCCGCCGGCACACGGAGTGTGCCTACTACGTAGCAGGCATACTCCGTATGCCGTCGGCCACTTGAAACGCGTGCCACCATGCCGTTCGAGCTCGTGAGAAATCGAAGCAATCACTTGCTCGCGCCCGAAAACCGATACACCGCATAGGAATTGTTTTCGTAAACCGCTTTGAGCGGCACACGCGGCACGTCGGGATAGAGTTGCACGATCGCATATTCGGCCCGATATTTTGCGGCCAGCTGGGCCAAGCGCTGCGGAGAAAGCATACCTAGCGATTTGATCGTGCCGGCCGGTGTCCCCATTCCCCAGATGTCTTGCAGGCGATGCCACCAGTCGACAATTCCGGCGGCGTCTTGAGGAATGTCTTTCCAACTCACCACGCCGCCGCGATTGGCATACCAGCGGAAGGTCGACTCCATTCGCGGCGTTATGAAACACGCCTCGGGGGCAGTGTTCTCGCCGGCCCAGCGGCAAAGCGCTCGCCAATCGTCGTAAACGACTCCCTTGTCGGCCCGCGGATTGACCGACGGCAGGCCGCAGCAAGCCAGTTCCGGCGGCAAATGCTCAAGCTGCACCGCCAAATCGACGCCTGCGACGAGGATCAATCCGGCCAGCCACAAGCGCGCCGCCCGCAAGCGGCCAAGCTCAGACCGTGCGTCGCTCGCAGCATCGGCCCGCGAATCGTTCGGTGATCCGTTCGTTGCGGTCGGAACGGTTTGCAGCCCGCCGCCCATCGTTTGCCGCAGCCAGTTCAGACCGACCAATGTCACGCCCAACGGGATGAAAACATCCGACATGCGAAACCAATAAAACCGCAGCAGCGACGTGGCGAATGTCATGTTCCAATGCGCGACGAGGACCAATGCATAGCCGATCGCCGCCAGCAGCATTGCGGTGCTGACCATCCATCGCAATCGCCGCTGCGGCCCATCGGCGGGCGAGATCGTGATCAACACGAACCAGAGCACCCACAGCAGCATGTGCCGGCTTGGAAAGCCGATTTGAAAATGGTCGGCGGCCAGATGGTGCGGCAATCGCTGCCAGACATAGATCGCGTCGGCCTG of the Pirellulales bacterium genome contains:
- a CDS encoding DUF6798 domain-containing protein, whose translation is MPTASLPAPSLGNGLQPVWRRVVETLLIFVVFSLHGAWPVPDVNEAHYLSKAKHYWNPEWCKTDFFVNTADAHQVFYWTFGWLTRFVSLPAAAWIGRLLTWGLLAFAWGRLSWAVVPRNWLVILGAVLFVSLNENAHMAGEWVVGGVEAKGFAYVLVLLGMEAVVRARWNWAWLFLGAATGMHAIVGGWSIVAAGVAWLGNRAQGAMPAAPSGHASGEESQPKKHAHAKPSTRHANPPLRRMLPGLLGGFLLALPGVWFAIALTHGADPQTVAQADAIYVWQRLPHHLAADHFQIGFPSRHMLLWVLWFVLITISPADGPQRRLRWMVSTAMLLAAIGYALVLVAHWNMTFATSLLRFYWFRMSDVFIPLGVTLVGLNWLRQTMGGGLQTVPTATNGSPNDSRADAASDARSELGRLRAARLWLAGLILVAGVDLAVQLEHLPPELACCGLPSVNPRADKGVVYDDWRALCRWAGENTAPEACFITPRMESTFRWYANRGGVVSWKDIPQDAAGIVDWWHRLQDIWGMGTPAGTIKSLGMLSPQRLAQLAAKYRAEYAIVQLYPDVPRVPLKAVYENNSYAVYRFSGASK